The following DNA comes from Quercus robur chromosome 1, dhQueRobu3.1, whole genome shotgun sequence.
ccatttaggattagggtttctaatctacttctcccagtatataaaggaaaccctaagcacgtttttataaggctttttagagaaaaaagaatgtgtctcttttgtatttagggttttgttcctaaaaagctctcttatgtcttctaccggtgctattccttgaagaatctcaagatccggtattgtaaaagttgctgccttctcttgtcatcaaaggtattgatgatctaaactttcAAGGATgatcttggagtcacaaacaggagagtttgtgttgctaaacctttgagtggaatctcaaagtcacaaacgtgggtgtttgtgttttacaaaggccaaagaaagaaggagtccgtggattcggagtttacacgtggtcgtgtcagtaagttctactgatgggtagcaataagaagtcgagcgtgggggcttgtaagtcttattatatgaatttcgattctttttagtggatttgttttttaccttgaggataactaggttaaatcctccttaggtttttaccggtttggtttcctgggtgatcatatctttgtattatttatctttccgctgctttgcatgatatgatctttatgattgtgataacctagatttgttaatttggactaagtaacaacttggctaattacataagttaattcaattgtgttttaaagggtctaaaaactaacaatatatatatatatatatatatagggactACAGGAGGTAGAATTAACCCTATATAGGCTTTATAATACTATTTGACCTCTTGAGTCCTTAGAGAATTTCATccacttaagaaaaaaaaatgaaaaatgttaataGTAGCGAGCAAAAATGTACAAAATCCTAGAGAAATTGTCACGTTTCATTCGAAATCTTCTAATTCAAATCTGCAAGAAtgttcacacacacacacacatccaggatgaaattaaaaaacatatatattttaagcaTGACTTCATGGCAATCATGGAAAACCATTTCACAAAACAATATAGAAATAAACATAGTAATAGAAACCACAATAATGCTCAAAGTTCTGTATCACAGTATGTCCTTTCGAAATTATTCGGCCTAGAGAAGCGAACCCGAACGGGAGAGCACCAAATAATCAAAATACGATCTTTAGATTTCCACATTCCCACCTTATATCTTATCCTTGCCTTCAACATAACTGCTATTTCTATCTCCCCTGATGACCTCTCGAGCGCAATGTCCTTAGAATTCGACCCCGATAGTGGCACATATTGAGATGTGAGCTTCAAATCCAAACGCGTCACATTTCGATGAGGTTGAAAGAAAGGATCAACCACCTCGAACGCTATGGTTTGATCGTCATATTCCACCGACGCTTCGATTGAATCATAGTATATAGAGATTTTAGAGTTGGGATTATAGGATCTTAAGGCAAATTCAAAGGTGGAATTGAGGTGGTTTTTGGTTAAGTTGTAGTTTTTGATTGAACCTTCTTCAATAGTGTAAACAAATCGCTTGGGCTTAATAATTAGCCAAGTAATGAGCACAGCTAGACCCACCAAGACAATCAGGACTAGCAATACTATAGCAATGTATCGAAGTATCTTAGAGTGTCTTGGCGGCTGAGAAGGTGGATTAGCCATTACTAAGGTTGAGAAGGTATAATTCTAGAAGCTAATGTTCGGCAACACACCAAGTGTGGTTTGTTAATTAAGGGGCTTGGTGCGCCTACTCATGCGAAGTAGTAATATAGACAATGCTTTTTGCCCTTTTTTCTATCATTGAAGCACCCacctttctctttttgttttcttgtatcaAACTCAAGACATCTAAAGGATCCAGGTTCGAGTATTGTTCTTTACTTCAAACTTGGATGTAGTAAGATCcattctatatataatatatagatatgACAACTAAAGTAATATTGTATTAGCGGAAATCACTTCTTGACACTGGCCTTAAATGCATGCATGGTTGAGAGAGATGCGGAAgcggaagaaaaagagagagaatgggaCATGATAAGGCTTTTTACTATATTCTcaattgtttaagtttttttagaCGGTCACTTTTTCTATTCAAAAAAACACTTGTGTGTACAATGTGTGTAACAAGTAGGTACACTAACAATTACTTTTACAATAAAGCTAAGTAGAATACATACATAAGGGCTACAGGAAGTAAGATTGTAAGCTTTATAATACGATTTGACCTCTTGGTTCCTCAGAGCATTTTCATCTGCTTATGCAAtaaagaaaaatgtgttttatCTTACTAATAagctatttatctattttatattaacACTTTACAACATCCTACattctattctttattttacGAGTAATGCTACAACTCTAAACTATAGGTTAAGTATtattttccttctcaaaaaaaggtTAAGTAtcattttcattcctaaacttttacaaaaaattgtttttcatccctacactttcaaaagtttgtttttcgtccctaaacttTGCGAAACATTCTACTTTACATCCTTCTGTCTATGACCGTTAGTTTATGTCCTACGTGGTCTAATGGagtgctgacgtggcatttgaCTTGGactaaactattttattttaaaagttttggacatgTGGCACAAAGTTATTGGCAcatctgaaaaaaaaatctaatgaaatTACCCCCAACACCCAAACCCCCCATAGGGGCAGCCACAACCAGGAAACCCAATGCCCCAACCCCCCATGACATAAACTAACAAATTGACCTCTTGGTTCTTCAAAGCATTTTCATCCGCTTATGCAAtaaagaaaaatgtgttttacCTTACCAAAAaactatttatctattttatataacCACTTTACAACATCCCACATCCTATTCTTTATTATACAAGTAATGTTACagtcataaactattttacaatatttttacaaattattgttGTAAAAAATTCTTGCTTGCTCTTATCTGGACCCActattaacatcactttttcatttattaataatcacttaccacatcaacagtttataaaaaaatttataaaattatttgtatCACTAGCGTTTTAcatcacattaaaataatattactttaaTGTTAAAGtaggagagaaaatagagaaagtaaGACAAGAGAAGAGATGGGGAATAAAAGAAATTGCATGTTTAGCTCACCGAGTGctttttatgcatttttgttACATCGTATTATATATCTATTATACATTTTAATAGGCTATGCATCACCCAATGAGAATGCTCTTTTACATAATACACAACATAAACCCAATACAAATGTATTTTCAACAGTTGACATCTATGCATGCAAAAATGTATAttggagagaggaagagagaatatGCTGCTAATGATTTATATCAGAATATGCTATCCAAAAGAACAAGTAATGAAAATGAAGAATGAAGAATGAATTACTCAATTTTCATTCAATCACACATGCTAACTACCTGAACAGGAAAAACGACTTCTAACTCTACCTCTAAGTGACTCCACTAATCTATCTAATTAACCAATAAGCATGCTACACGTGTGCTAATAAATACACCACTCGACTAGCAGTTTAACATATCTCACACAATTAATGAAGACTAAACGCCAAGTCGTGTAGTTGATGAAGAGAGCTCTACGATGTGTCGTTCCCCAGGAGCTTCTATCTTGAACATTTAACACAAATTAAAGTCAGCTCCTGCAACTGTTGCTCTATTCAAACCTATAACAATTTttctctataaaaataaaaaataaaaaataaaaactcttatAACAATTTCAAAGAATTATTTTGATTCCATATACTAGTTAGTTTGTATCGCCGTATTTCCTCTCGAAATTCTTGGGCATAAAGAAAGGAACCCGCACAGAAGAGCACCAAATAATCAAACTACGATCTTTAAATTTCCACATTCCCACCTTAAATCTTATCCTTGCCTTCACTACAAAAAAGGCaggctatagccgcgttttttttttagccaCGTTTAcaaaaaaacgcagctataacTAACctttagccgcgtttttaagAAATGCAGCTTCAACTACTGACCTATAGCCGTGTTTataaaatgcagctataggttAGGTCGACCTAAGTGTTTTTAGCCGCATTTTTTGTGATAGGGCCTATAGACCTATCAGACCTATAGTCACAGTGTATAGGCCACATCTtaaaacacggctatagacCAAATGGACTTATAGCCAAGTTTTTAGGAGCTACAGTTgcgttttaaaaacgtggctatagcctCATTTTTTGTAGTGCTTCAACAAAACTGCTATTTCCATCTCCTCTAATGATCTCTCAGCTTAATGTCCTTAGAATCCGACCCCGATAATGGCACATATTGAGCTGTGAGCTTCAAATCCAAATGAGTCACATTTCGATGAGGTTGAAAGAAagtgttgggttaagatagcttgatcCTGGTtgattaattcaattacccaattGCATGCAAAATGTGAAGGCACCAACAGATCACCAAAAATATTAtgtgcagtggaaaataaattgaacacggtgatttgttgacaaatgaggaaaacctcgcaaggcaaaaacctcactgggtgattttaaagtcaccactcccaagaatccactaatcaacaatcaagcgattacaagtataaggaatcttatcaattACCCTGGCCTATCCTGAAATACCAACTTACAATTGAACCTTTGCTCCAATACCTAAttagacttgatcttgtagtagccttctttcctttgatgtacAAACCTCTAATTTGTGGCTAACCCTTTGCATGGATcacagtacgtgactaactccagcaacttgaacagatattattagctgcaaagttcttcacttcatcaacaatgaagatcaggaagcacttggttacaaaaccctatagcgtacaaacgcagtagcttcACACAAAGAAAATAAGCCTCTTAGTCTCTATATCTGTGTGTGACAGCTCTTAaaataaactttatatatatctaaggttatgagaaaagaaaccctaaacaattACATAAGCCTGGGCCGAATTTCAGATTTGGAAAGCTGAAAAttataaatctcgatagatcgagctgcTGTCAAGCTATCTATCAAGCTTCACATTAAGTCTCGATAACAAGCATCTGttaagctatctatcgagacttaataAACAGTTGAACCTGTattccaatacccaattagacttgatcttgtagcagccttctttcttttgaagcacaaatctccaatttgtgactaaccctttgcatagatctcagtacgtgactaactccaacaACTTGAACAGATGTTattgactgcaaagttcttcacttcatcaacaataaagatcaaaaaacacttggttacaaaaccctatggtgtacaaacgtAGTagtttcacataaaaaaaataagtcttTTAGTCTCTATATCTCTATGaaacggctcttaaaataaactttatatatgtttagggttacaagaaaagaaaccctaaacaattACATAAGCCTAGGCCGAATTTCAAATTTGGAAAGCTGTATATTGtaaatctcaatagatcgaGCTGCTGTCAAGCTATCTATCAAGTTTCACATTAAGTCTCGATAACAAGCATCTGTCAAGCTATCTGTCAAGACTTAATAAACAGCTTTTCTGCAATTGTTTCTTAGACCAATCTTCAtgtttttaatacttgacttaaataacatgtttcttAAAATACTAAactcatcttagatctacctaattataagtaaagtacattttgttaaaagattacccaattacaataaaatatgaccctaacagaAAGGATCAACCACCTCGAATGCTTTGGTTTGATCATcatatttgaaagttcaaatagtgtataaaatactttgaacgtttagacccccaaattacaaattaccaattcaagcttaatgacAAACAATTAATGAGCGGAATATGAACAAAAGTttaaacagaattgataaacaatataaaccaaataaaatcacatccatagcagaaattaaatggaaaagattaagggaagaaagatgcaaacataaggacaacacacgatgtgttatcgaagagaaaaccgaaaccctcagcgtaaaacctctccaccaccctccaagcggtaaacaatctactaaagaatgtagttggaaTACATAAACAGCagaaaaccctccaagcctaatctacctaagccctccaagctcctactccaacgaagTTGCATCGaacctattttttctttaacttaccggattccgctacttaaccatagcatcaaccaatatgaaattggtcccttcttaactacttcccaaacaccaaatggtcttctcacagatatgggtatggtgagaaaaggtttagtaatgtacctcttaaggatttaacaatggagaggaagagagtagatgaatttgaagagtctctatgtgaagattgtggatgaatcaatcttatttttctctaggatctctctctcaaaattctttttgGAAGCTCTCAaaatatcgtgggtataagggtatatatatagtagggtgagaaggaatgtgaaaagtcagtttttcccaaacaaggTGGTTTGATGATTTGACCTCGCGACTGggctgagtcgcgagttcaaatcacgagctaacggcctggccagcttaggacttttgtcctatagtgcaatagctggcatgactcttcagctctcCTGCATGCTCCACACGTGTGCCAACTTTAGCGGCTTGCCAAtcacgagtcacccgcgagtccagCCGTAAGTTTCTGCATCCTTACataatcttgagcatttcttcacactctctcactcattACCCTTACAAAATTCCctcctaaatacagggttactaattgctaaaatacaagaaaatttggtaccgaataaagccaacaagatggttgataaaattcaaccttacaatattgCACCGACACATTGATTGAATCATAGTATATAGAGATTTTAAAGTTGGGATTAGAGGATCCTAAGGCAAATTCAAAGGTGGCATTAAGGTCGTTTTTGGTTAAGTTGAAGTTTTTGATTGAACCTTCTTCAACAGTGTTGggttaaaataaattgaccacttgcaattaattaattaattaccctaGCGTgacagcacaaacaaatcaccagaTTATCTAAATGCagaggaaaataaatttgacacaagtgatttgtttacgaatgaggaaaactaccaaggcaaaaccccactgggtgattttcaggtcactactcccaagaatccactattatcaatcacaagcggttacaagtataatgaatcttaccaaaccctttaacctatcccgaaataccaacctacagttgaacccttaccccaatacccaattggacttgtattgtagtggCAATCTTCTAGTTCAATACACgaatctcagtacgtgactaaccaatgatgcacggatcccagtacgtgactaactccaacaACTTGAAGAGGTTGTTGACTACAAAGTTCTTTaattcatcaataatgaagatcaggaaactccttggtcacaaaatccttGGCATAAAGACACAATAGCTTCtttagagagaataatgaactaggGTATTTTCTACATGTGTTCTCTATGTataacggcctttaaaataagttttatatatgtctagagttgagagaaaagaaacaatacaCATACATGGGACAAAATGGCCTTATACTCTTTTCATCCAAATTATATAGTCTTATGCTCtccttcccaaactaattaggaaaatacccctcttttataactcgattttctcaaaatcgagttaaaaaaaataataataaataattctGGAGCCTTATAGtaacgtttttaaggacctatagtgacgttttataacttgatattcatgaaatcgagttataggcaataaaattgcctataactcgatttcatggatatcaagttacaaaacaccacgatttcatggatatcaagttacaaaacaccactataggtccttaaaaacgtcactataggtccttgaaaacgtcattatagggcttaactcgattttgaaaaagtcgagtttcaaaagaggggcatttccatAATTAGTTTGTGAAGAGGAGTAAAAGGCTATATAATTTTGGTGAAAATGGCATAAGGCAATTTTGTCCCACATACATGTCAACTAgggccaaaaatcagatctggaaattctgATTTTGTAGGTCTCGACAAAAACAGCTTGTGTTGAACTTCGactttaaatctcaatagaagTCTTTCAGTCAAGATTGCTATCgaactttaatgaacagctcttattcacttgtttcttagtcagattttcatggctttaacacttgacttgatcgaacaacatattttttgaagtcttaaacccatcctagatctacccaattacaagtaaagtgcattttgtcaaa
Coding sequences within:
- the LOC126722849 gene encoding uncharacterized protein At1g08160-like — protein: MANPPSQPPRHSKILRYIAIVLLVLIVLVGLAVLITWLIIKPKRFVYTIEEGSIKNYNLTKNHLNSTFEFALRSYNPNSKISIYYDSIEASVEYDDQTIAFEVVDPFFQPHRNVTRLDLKLTSQYVPLSGSNSKDIALERSSGEIEIAVMLKARIRYKVGMWKSKDRILIIWCSPVRVRFSRPNNFERTYCDTEL